A DNA window from Oryzias latipes chromosome 5, ASM223467v1 contains the following coding sequences:
- the mtmr14 gene encoding myotubularin-related protein 14 — translation MLAASPSAASGLSLRRSEEIADLIDLFSKTQYRAKEVTPRVEAIETRCLELFARDYKYSIIQNSSGDVCGHYPRQIVFLEYESTDGDRDRDRYESTVQISKLQDLVNRSKLARCRGRFVCPVILYNGKHICRSATLAGWGELYGRTGYNYIFSGGSDDTWADSEEFPEDSEVRNGDSQLFDKVRGHDIKLLRYLSVRYICDLMVENKKVKFGLNVTSSEKVDKAQRYADFTLLSVPYPGCEFFKDYKDRDYTAEGLVFNWNQDHVDAPLTIPPCFSQNLNIDWTQYQSWDLVEQTQNYLKLLLHIINSDDNSGLLVHCISGWDRTPLFVSLLRLSLWADGAVHASLEPAEILYLTIAYDWFLFGHLLPDRLSKGEEIFFFCFNFLKHIVSEKFSAVRKQRRKNSQFRDGEFTVEDLCQLRSRDRGSVTSLSSDFSLITEEMGGASAPTADTLDPFSSQPQTSNWRKIAASSPQMVVWCKQNPAEEHLSQLVNEGRSSSSSSSNQSEQGAAWTGSSPLAVPSRRLAADCARSGSSLSTDYGSWQIVSGCGSIHDHAHFPQPVSSNSTSAGATFDPPLPFSFQDEGPNGRMCPLPTERQVRLEAVRELFLAAYSSTVGLKSSTPSPSGAISGLLEQFARGVGLRGTNAIV, via the exons ATGCTGGCCGCCTCTCCCTCCGCGGCCTCCGGGCTGTCGCTCCGGAGAAGCGAGGAGATCGCGGATCTGATTGACCTGTTTTCCAAGACGCAGTACCGCGCCAAGGAGGTCACCCCGCGG GTGGAAGCCATAGAGACGCGCTGTCTGGAGCTGTTTGCCAGAGATTACAAATACAGCATCATCCAGAACTCCAGCGGGGACGTGTGCGGCCACTACCCCCGCCAGATCGTCTTCCTGGAGTACGAAAGCACGGACGGGGACCGAGACCGAGACAG GTATGAAAGCACGGTGCAGATCAGTAAACTGCAGGACCTGGTGAACCGCAGCAAACTGGCGCGCTGCAGGGGGAGGTTCGTCTGTCCCGTCATCCTCTACAACGGCAAG CACATTTGTCGCTCGGCCACCTTGGCGGGATGGGGGGAGCTGTACGGACGCACAGGCTACAACTACATCTTCTCAG GAGGGAGTGACGACACCTGGGCAGATTCAGAGGAGTTTCCAGAGGACAGTGAAGTCAG GAATGGGGACTCGCAGCTCTTTGACAAGGTTCGAGGTCACGACATCAAGCTGCTTCGTTACCTGTCGGTGCGCTACATCTGTGACCTGATGGTGGAGAACAAGAAGGTCAAGTTTGGACTGAA CGTGACGTCCTCAGAGAAGGTGGACAAGGCCCAGCGATACGCAGACTTCACGCTGCTCTCTGTGCCGTACCCAG GCTGCGAGTTTTTTAAGGACTACAAGGACCGGGATTACACCGCCGAGGGTCTGGTGTTCAACTGGAACCAG GACCATGTGGACGCCCCCCTCACCATCCCCCCCTGCTTCAGTCAGAACCTGAACATCGACTGGACCCAGTACCAG TCGTGGGACCTGGTGGAACAGACCCAGAACTACctaaagctgctgctgcacatCATCAACAGTGATG ACAACAGCGGCCTCCTGGTTCACTGCATCTCTGGCTGGGACCGCACGCCTCTGTTCGTGTCACTCCTCAGACTCTCCCTGTGGGCT GATGGAGCCGTGCACGCCAGCCTGGAACCCGCGGAGATCCTGTATCTGACCATTGCGTACGACTGGTTCCTGTTCGG TCACCTGCTGCCAGATCGACTCTCCAAAGGAGAAGAG atcttttttttttgctttaattttttgaaGCACATCGTGTCAGAGAAGTTCTCTGCAGTCAGGAAACAGAG gagGAAAAACTCTCAGTTCAGAGACGGTGAATTCACCGTGGAGGATCTCTGTCAGCTCA GGTCGAGGGACCGTGGCAGCGTGACGAGCCTGAGCAGCGACTTCTCCCTCATCACTGAAGAGATGGGCGGAGCTTCTGCCCCAACTGCTGACACTCTGGATCCCTTTTCCAGCCAACCTCAGACCTCCAACTG GAGGAAAATAGCTGCCTCCTCCCCTCAGATGGTGGTTTGGTGTAAACAGAACCCTGCTGAGGAGCACTTGTCCCAGCTCGTCAACGAGGGTCGGTCCtcaagctcctcctcctccaaccaATCGGAACAAGGCGCGGCATGGACCGGTAGCAGCCCGCTGGCCGTTCCCAGCAGAAG GTTGGCAGCAGACTGCGCTCGCTCTGGCTCCTCCCTCTCCACAGACTACGGCAGCTGGCAGATCGTCTCCGGCTGCGGCAGCATCCACGACCACGCCCACTTTCCTCAGCCGGTATCCTCCAACTCCACCTCTGCCGGTGCCACCTTTGACCCCCCTCTGCCCTTCAGCTTTCAGGACGAAGGGCCAAATGGACGGAT GTGTCCGCTCCCCACTGAGCGTCAGGTGCGTCTGGAGGCGGTGCGGGAGCTTTTCCTGGCTGCATACAGTTCCACAGTGGGTCTCAAGTCATCCACCCCCAGCCCCTCCGGCGCCATCTCCGGCCTGCTGGAACAGTTCGCCCGTGGGGTGGGTCTGCGTGGCACTAATGCCATCGTCTGA